In the genome of Oxalobacter aliiformigenes, one region contains:
- a CDS encoding META and DUF4377 domain-containing protein produces the protein MKRYLLSLLAIPLVLAGCAQTPSSNPPASQAVDSLDAFHWQLTDATDRGGKRLDYLFVQPGTPVQMDFKTNRFSVSNTCNVINGTYLLTDNVITFSNMMSTRMLCANPQLNTLEQKVASQLQNRANIDLFLSATPVMKLRFYDGNTLTFTGRPTADVRYGGTGETVFMEIASNTVTCSSPTLPVKQCLQVRDVYYDNSGVITGTSTWRAFYPNIEGYQHQEGVGHILRLKRYNVPNAPANTQNQAYILDMIVQ, from the coding sequence ATGAAACGATATCTTCTATCCTTACTGGCAATTCCCCTCGTTCTGGCCGGTTGCGCACAAACTCCCAGTTCAAACCCGCCTGCCTCACAAGCAGTGGATTCCCTCGACGCATTCCATTGGCAACTGACCGATGCGACCGACCGTGGTGGCAAGCGACTGGACTATCTGTTCGTCCAGCCCGGCACCCCCGTCCAGATGGACTTCAAAACCAACCGTTTTTCGGTTTCCAATACCTGCAATGTCATCAACGGTACTTATTTGCTGACCGACAATGTCATTACCTTTTCCAATATGATGTCAACCCGGATGCTGTGTGCCAATCCGCAGCTGAATACACTTGAACAGAAAGTAGCCTCCCAGTTGCAGAACCGTGCGAATATCGATCTGTTTCTTTCCGCAACACCGGTCATGAAACTTCGTTTCTATGATGGCAACACCCTGACTTTTACGGGCCGGCCGACAGCCGATGTCCGTTACGGCGGAACAGGTGAAACCGTTTTCATGGAAATCGCTTCCAATACAGTAACCTGCAGTTCACCGACACTGCCAGTGAAACAGTGCCTTCAGGTTCGTGACGTGTATTATGACAACAGTGGCGTCATCACCGGAACAAGCACATGGCGTGCCTTCTATCCAAACATCGAGGGCTACCAGCACCAGGAAGGTGTCGGCCACATTCTCCGTTTGAAACGGTACAACGTACCCAATGCACCCGCCAATACACAAAACCAGGCTTATATTCTTGACATGATTGTCCAGTAA
- a CDS encoding nucleotide pyrophosphohydrolase, whose amino-acid sequence MIDDEMLAEELEKFSAERDWKPFHTPKNIASALAVEASELLEIFQWTRGQHDWREIDADKTVREHTEEELADILLYLIRFASLAKIDLQQAALRKMEKNALKYPVEKAKGSDRKYNE is encoded by the coding sequence ATGATTGACGATGAGATGCTGGCGGAAGAACTGGAAAAGTTTTCTGCCGAACGTGACTGGAAACCGTTTCATACTCCCAAAAACATTGCTTCGGCATTGGCTGTCGAAGCGTCTGAACTGCTTGAGATATTCCAGTGGACACGCGGCCAGCATGACTGGCGGGAAATCGATGCGGACAAAACGGTACGCGAACATACGGAAGAAGAGCTTGCCGATATTCTTTTGTATCTGATCCGTTTTGCGTCGCTGGCCAAAATCGATTTGCAGCAGGCGGCCCTCAGGAAAATGGAAAAAAACGCCTTGAAATATCCTGTTGAAAAAGCGAAAGGATCAGACAGAAAATATAACGAATGA
- a CDS encoding mechanosensitive ion channel family protein has translation MISLINEYLSFFDDSPLLYTLAALSLLVAVSCFLNFVVKKILLRLVHRALRLTSISDVGDNLLEKFIARLANIVPALAFTHGIVWVPHLPEKIAFIVRTVAASFIILTLAMALCAALNIVEAIYNRRPIAASRPIKGYIQLLKLGIYLVAGILIIATLIDKSPVILLSGLGAMAAVLMLVFQDTLLSLVASIQIAANGLVRVGDWIEMPNLNADGTVIDIALHTVKVQNWDRTITTFPTRRLITDPFKNWRGMQESGGRRIKRSIYIDQTSIHFLTEQESINVHRIRLLQNYLATKEKEIGEWNNRLGEAGNSFANRRQLTNIGTFRAYVEQYLLSHPKIVKNDTILVRQMDPGATGLPIEIYCFAATTVWNDYEAIQSDMFDHLYSILPQFGLYAYQQPNGRDFQKVRVIEGVSHSVLSGNEEIVPGKTGNIREKTE, from the coding sequence ATGATATCCCTGATTAACGAGTATCTTTCTTTTTTCGACGATTCGCCATTACTGTACACCCTGGCAGCACTCAGTCTGTTGGTCGCCGTGTCCTGTTTTCTGAATTTTGTCGTCAAGAAAATCCTGCTCCGGCTGGTTCACCGGGCACTCAGACTCACCTCGATTTCCGATGTCGGTGATAATCTGCTTGAAAAGTTTATTGCGCGGTTGGCCAATATCGTTCCGGCTCTGGCATTTACGCATGGTATTGTGTGGGTCCCGCATCTTCCGGAGAAAATCGCGTTTATTGTACGGACCGTGGCGGCCTCGTTCATCATTTTGACACTGGCCATGGCGCTTTGTGCGGCACTGAATATCGTCGAAGCTATTTATAACAGACGGCCGATTGCAGCCAGTCGCCCGATCAAGGGATATATCCAGTTGCTCAAACTCGGGATATATCTGGTTGCCGGCATACTCATCATCGCCACACTGATTGATAAATCACCCGTCATTCTGCTTTCAGGACTGGGTGCCATGGCGGCGGTACTCATGCTGGTTTTTCAGGATACCCTGTTGTCTCTTGTCGCCAGTATCCAGATTGCGGCAAACGGTCTTGTCAGGGTAGGAGACTGGATTGAAATGCCGAACCTCAATGCCGACGGAACGGTTATCGATATCGCCTTGCATACGGTCAAGGTACAGAACTGGGACAGGACGATTACGACTTTTCCGACCCGTCGTCTGATTACCGATCCGTTCAAGAACTGGCGGGGTATGCAGGAATCGGGAGGACGGAGAATCAAGCGTTCCATTTATATTGATCAGACCAGCATTCATTTTCTGACAGAACAGGAAAGTATCAATGTCCACCGTATACGGCTTTTGCAGAATTATCTGGCAACCAAGGAAAAGGAAATCGGGGAATGGAACAACCGGCTTGGCGAAGCCGGAAACAGTTTCGCCAATCGTCGTCAGCTGACCAATATCGGAACATTCAGGGCTTATGTGGAACAGTATCTGTTAAGTCATCCGAAAATCGTGAAAAACGATACGATACTTGTCCGGCAGATGGATCCGGGCGCAACAGGTTTGCCAATCGAGATTTACTGTTTTGCCGCGACGACAGTCTGGAACGATTATGAAGCGATCCAATCGGATATGTTCGATCATCTTTATTCCATATTGCCGCAATTCGGTTTATATGCCTATCAGCAACCGAACGGGCGTGATTTCCAGAAAGTCAGGGTTATCGAAGGTGTCTCTCACAGTGTTCTTTCCGGTAATGAAGAAATCGTACCGGGAAAAACAGGGAATATCAGGGAAAAAACGGAATGA